In Mycolicibacter virginiensis, the DNA window GCAGAGAAGATCGGCCTGGTCAACGACGTCTATGCCGACGCGGAGGCCTGCCTGGCCGCCGCCCACGCCACCGCGACCGAGATCGCCGCCAACCCGCCGCTGACCGTAGCCGGGGTCAAGGATGTGCTCGACGAGCAGCGCACCGACCGGGTGGCGGCCAGCTTGCGCTATGTGGCGGCATGGAACTCGGCCTTCTTGGCGTCCAAGGACCTGATGGAAGGCATCGGCGCGATCATGGGCAAACGCAAGCCGGAGTTCACCGGCGAGTGACGGCCTGGCTCTTCCTGTTCGGGGCGATCAGTTTCGAGGTCGCCGGAACGCTGTCGATGCGCGCCTCCGACGGCTTCGCTCGATGGCAGTGGGTGATCCCGGTGGCTGTCGGTTATGTGGTGTCCTTCGTTTTGCTGGCGATGGTGCTCAAGCGCGGTATTCCGGTCGGAGTGGCCTACGGGGTCTGGTCGGGTGTCGGAGTGGCGTTGACCGCGGTGCTGGCCCGGTTCTTGTTCGACGATCCGTTCACGCCGGTGATGGCCGGTGGCGTGGTGCTGATCGGCGCGGGTGTGTACCTGATGGAGATGGGTGCGCACGGGTGAGCGACGACGTTCCGCACCGCCAGCCGGCGCTGGCCGACATCATCGCCACCCTCGACGTCGACCGCGTCGATGACGAGCACTTCGTGGCCACCCAGCTGGACAATCGGATCCACCACATCGTCGGCGGACATATCGCCGGCCAGGCGCTGATCGCGGCCAGCCGCACCGCGCCGGGACGGGTGCCGCACAGCGTGCACGTCTACTACCTGCGCGCCGGGGATGCCCGCCGCCCGGTGGACCTGCATGTGGAGGTGGCCCGCGACGGCGGCACGCTGTCGACGCGCCAGGTCACCGCCCGCCAGGACGGCCAGATCCTGCTGGAAGTACTGTCGTCGTTCACCACCGCGGTCGACGCACCGGAATACCAGCAGCCGATACCGGATGTCCCCGACCCGGATTCGCTGCCGTCGTCGCAGGAACAATTGGCCGCCTACGCTGAGGAACTCGGTGGCTACTGGGTCCAGCCGCACCCCTTCGACCTGCGCTACGTGGACGCACCGCCGCGGATCGCCATGGAGCGTGCCGAACCGTCGCCGCGGTTGCGGTTGTGGTGGAAACCCGCCGAGGCGGTGCCCGCCGATCCGGCGATGCACAGTGCCCTGCTGACCTACCTGTCCGGCACCACCATGGTGGAGGCCGCGCTGGCGATGCGGCGCACCAACCAGGCCAGCACCTTCAACGCGCTGATCGACCATGCGCTGTGGTTCCAGCGCCCCGTCGACCTGTCGGACTGGGTGCTGTCGGATCAGTTCACGCCCAGCGGTATCGCCGGGCGGGGTCTGACGACCTCGACGATGTACAACCGGGCGGGGCAGCTGGTCTGCGTGGCGACCCAGGAGCTCTATTTCGGCCGGGGCCGCGCCGTCTGAGGCCCGCCGGGCCTCGCACGTAACCTGGCGGGCATGACTCCTGACGGCACCATCCGTGTCCCCGCCGACCTCGACGCCGTGACCGTGATCGGCGACGAGGACCACTCCGGTATCGACCCGGCGGCCGTGGAACGGATCTGGCAGGCCGCCCGGCACTGGTATTCCGCCGGCCTGCACCCGGCCATCCAGTTGTGCCTGCGCCACAACGGTCGCGTGGTGCTCAACCGGGCGATCGGGCACGGCTGGGGCAACGGTCCCGAAGATCCCGAGGACGCCGAGCTGGTCCCGGTGAGCGTGGACACCCCGTTCTGTGTCTACTCGACCGCCAAGGCCATCACCAGCACCGTCATGCACATGCTGGCCGAGCGCGGCGCCTTCTGCCTGGATGATCGCGTCAGCGACTATCTGCCCGACTACGGCCGACATGGCAAGCACCGCACCACCATTCGGCACGTGATGACGCACAGCGCCGGGGTGCCGTTTGCCACCGGACCCAAGCCCGACCTCAATCGCGCCGACGACCCGGAGTACGCCCAGGCGCAGCTGGCCAATCTGCGGCTGGTGTACCCGCCCGGGCTGATGCACATGTACCACGCCCTGACCTGGGGACCGCTGACGCGGGAGATCGTGCGGGCGGCCACCGGCAAGGACATCCGGGATGTGCTGGCCACCGAGATCCTGGACCCACTGGGCTTCCGGTGGACCAACTATGGCGTTGCCCCACAAGATATTCCGCTGGTAGCCCCCAGTCATGCCACTGGCAAGCAGCCAACCGGCGCGGGTGTCGCGGTGTTCCGAAAAGCGATCGGCGGGTCGGTCCACGAGATCATCCCGGTCACCAACAGCCCGTTCTTCCTGACCACGGTGGTGCCGTCGTCGAACACCATCTCCACCGCGTTCGAGCTGTCGCGGTTCGCCGAGATCTGGCGTCGCGGAGGCGAACTCGACGGAGTGCGGGTGCTGTCGCCGGAGACTTTGCGGGGCGCGACGGCCCAGTGCCGCAGGCTGCGGCCGGATGTCGCGACCGGGCTGGCGCCGCTGCGCTGGGGCACCGGCTACATGTTGGGGTCCAAGCGGTTCGGGCCGTTCGGCCGCGGCGCGCCCGCCGCGTTCGGGCATTTGGGCCTGGTCAACTGCGCCATCTGGACAGACCCCGAGCGGGGGCTTTCGGCCGGCCTGATCTCCAGCGGCAAGCCGGGCCAGGACCCGGAGGCCAAGCGCTATACCGCGCTGATGAACACCATCGCCGCGGAGATCCCGCGCGCGTAACAGGCGCCACATCCGTCACCGCCCGGGGTCATGTGGGTTAGCGCCCGCCTCACTCACTCGAAAATAGAAGGTGACCAGAGGCTGGTGAGCGGTCTCTGCGCTGGTGTTAGGCAGCGTCGGTGCGGGGTTGGAGTGTCACGCTGTATCCGAGGGCTTGGAGTTGCTTGATGGCCCTGGCCTTGGCTTTTGCCGGCTGGTGTCGGGTGTAGTAGTCGGGTCCAGGGTCTTGGTAGAAGGTGCCGTTGACGATCATGTGCCATGCGCAGGTGAGCATCTTGTGTTCGATTGCAACGATGGCGATCTGGCCGGCGAGGGACTGGCGACGCGACTTTGTGGTCCCGGACCGAGACGGCCGGCTACCGGCGATGCGTCGGTAACGGATACCGAAGTAGGTGTTGGCGCTGCGCGACGCGGAGAGGGCAGCTACCCCGAGGGCGGCTTTGAGGTGGTGGTTGCCGGGTGGGGTTTTCGCCGATTTGACCCGGCCCGCTGATTCGTTGCTGCCGGATGCGACGCCTGCCCAGGACGCTAGGTGGTTGGCGGTGGGGAACACGCTCATGTCGGCGCCGGTCTCGGCGATGAACACGTTGGCCACGGTGTAGGAGAAACCGGGGATGCTCACGAGGAGCTCCCGAACGGCCTGAAAGGGGACGATCAGCTCCTCGATGCGCGCATCCAGGCGGGCGATGTCGGCGTCGTGGGCGTCGATACGGTCCAGGTAGAACCGCACCATGAATGCGTGGTGGCCGTTGAACCGTCCGGCCAGCGCCTCGGTCAGTGCAGGGATCTTCTTGCGCAACTGTCCTTTGGCCAGATCAGCCAGCACGGCCGGGTCGCGTTGACCAGCGATGAGCGCTTCGAGCATCAGGCGCCCCGACACTCCGATGATCTCGCAGGCCACCGTCGACAGTTTGATCCCGGTGTCTTCGAGCAGCGTCTCCAGCCGCCCGATCTCTTTGGTGCGGGCCTGGGCGATGGTGGTGCGGGCGCGGGTCAGATCGCGTAGCGCCCGGATCGGTTCAGGTGGCACGAACGAGGCGCGGACCAGCCCATGAGCACCCAGTTCAGCCAGCCAGGCCGCATCGGAGACATCGGTCTTGCGGCCGGGCACGTTGCGGGCGTGGCGGGCGTTGACCAGCATCACGTTCAACACGTCGTCGAGCAGAAAGTAGAACGGCTTCCAGTACGCCGCAGTCGACTCGATCACCACACATGTCACCTTCTCGGCAATCAGATGCTCGCGCAGTGCCATGATGCTGGCGGTCATCGATGTCCAGGTGGTCACCGTCGACGACGTCGCTTTGCGCCCGCGGCCCTGGATGCGCACACACACTTTGGCGTCCCTTTTCGACACGTCGATTCCCGCGCACCGCGGGTGAATGACTTCCATGGCAGTTCATTCCCCTTCCGCTCAAATCTGCTGCGATGGAACGTGTTTCGGGGAGGACGTACATGAAACAGAAGTCTCACTCGCGTGCTCACAGGCAACAATCCACATCCCTCGCACAACCGCAAAGGGATGCCCTCCAGCCCCACGCTCTAGAGACGTACTCGACGGCAACAAGGCGGGACGGGGTCGCCGAAACACCCCTTAAGCGTCAACCCGGACCACGACGAACGCAACCACGCACCCCACCCGCACCGGCCCGCGATTTTCATTCCCCACATCGGGGCGCAGCCCCATGCCCGCTCTGAGCGACAGCCCGGATTATGTCAACCGGATTGAGCCCCTACCGCGGCACTCCACGTTGTTGATGACTCTGCGCTCAGGGCGGGAAAGCGCGAGGGGGGTGCGACGTGAGCGCAGAGTGAACGGTTAGGCCGCAAACGCGACCGCGGCCGCCGAGTCCGGTGAGGGACCCGACGGCCGCGATACGCGATCTCTCGGCGTTTAGCCGGCTTTGCCGTTGGTGCCGTTGGCGCCAGTGGCGCCAGTGGTGCCGTTGATTGCGCCGGGACCACCCGCCGCACCACCGGTTCCACCGGTTCCGCCGGTTCCGCGGGTGCCGCCGGCACCACCGGGGCTACCGCCGTTACCGCCGTTACCGCCCTTGCCCCCGGCCGGGCCAGCGCCGCCGTTGCCGTTGGCGCCGTCGGTTCCGCTGGTGCTGTCGCCACCGACGCCGCCCTTACCGCCGGTACCGCTGTTGCCACCGTCGCCACCGGCACCGCCGGCCTGGCCGACACCGGCGTTGACACCGCCGGCGCCACCGTTGCCGCCAGCGGCTCCGGCACCGCCGGCGCCACCGACGCCGCCCTTGCCACCGTTGCCGGTGACAGACGTGCCGCCGTTGCCCGCGGCCCCGCCGTTGCCGCCGTTACCGCCGTCGGTTCCGTTGCCGCCGGCCGTGGTGGTTCCCGTGATGCCAGCGGTGCCTGCCCGGCCGCCTCCACCGGCCCCGCCGTTACCGCCGTTGCCACCGTTGCCGCTGATGGAAGCGCCACCAGTGCCACCGATACCGCCGTTGCCGCCGTTGCCGCCGGGCCCACCGGGCAGCGCCAGGGCCCCGGTGCCGCCGGTGCCACCGACACCGCCGTTCCCACCGTTGCCGCTGCCGGAAGTGCCACCGGCTCCGCCGTTGCCACCGTTACCGGAGGTCGCGCCCGTTCCGATACCACCCGAACCACCGGCGCCACCGGTACCACCGTTGCCGTCGAGGCCACCGTTGATGCCGGCACCACCGGCACCGCCGATGCCGCCGTTGCCACCGTTCAGACCGTTACCGATGGCGTCGACGCCACCGCCGCCGCCACCACCACCCGTGCCACCGACGCCGGCCTTGCCATCGGTGCCGGTACCGGAGGTACCGGCGACACCGCCCTTACCACCGTTGCCGCCATCACCGCCGGCGTTGGTGGTGCCGGTACCGTTGTAGCCGAATCCACCGCTGCCACCGGCACCGCCGTTGCCGGCGGTGCCGCTGGCGGAAGTGCCGCCCGAGCCACCGGTCCCACCATCACCGGCGACTCCGCCAAGGGCTCCTTGGCCACCGGAGCCACCGGTCCCGCCGGTACCGCCGGGACCGGTACCGGAAGTACCACCGGTACCGCCGTTACCGCCGTCACCGGAGGGCCCGCCATTGACTCCGACACCGCCGGCGCCACCGGTGCCTCCGCTGCCACCGGAGCCGTCGACACCACCGTTACTCCCCGAACCGCCGGCACCGCCGTTGCCGCCGTCACCGCCGTTCAGGCCGTTGCCTGCGGAGTCAGAGCCGCCTACGCCACCGGAACCGCCGAACCCGCCGCTGCCGGCGTTTCCGTAAGTGCCAGAGGTGGAGGCACCGCCGACACCGCCCTTACCGCCGTTACCACCGTCGCCGCCAGCGGTTCCCGTGACCGTGCTGCTTCCGATCGCGCCCGCAGCACCCGTACCACCGCCGCCACCGGCGCCACCGGCACCACCGTTGCCGGTGCCGGAAGTTCCGCCCGCACCACCGTTTCCACCGTCACCCGAGGTTCCGCCGTTGACTCCGACACCACCGGTTCCGCCGGCACCACCGGCGCCACCGTTGGCGTCGATACCACCGTTGCCGCCGCTGCCGCCGGCACCGCCGATGCCGCCGTTGCCGCCGTTGAGACCGTTGCCTGCCGCGGTGACACCACCGACCCCGCCGGTACCACCCGCGCCACCGACGCCGGCGTTACCCCAGGTGCCAGTGGTGGAGACTCCGCCGACGCCGCCCTTACCGCCGTTGCCGCCATCGCCACCCGCGGTCCCCGCCACCGTGCTGCTGCCAACCGCGCCCGCAGCACCGGCACCACCGGCACCACCTGCGCCACCGGCGCCACCGTTACCGGTGCCAGACGTTCCGCCGGTACCACCAGTGCCACCGTCACCCGAGGCCCCGGTGGTGCCGATGCCGCCGGCGCCACCGACACCGCCGGCGCCACCGTTGCCATCGAGGGCATCGGTACCGGCAACACCACTGGCGCCGCTGGTGCTGACGCCACCGGCGCCACCCTCGCCGCCAGTACCACCGGTACCGCCGGTGCCACCGTTACCGCCTCTGAGGCCGTTGCCGTCGGCGTCTACGCCACCCTTGCCGCCGGCCCCGCCGACACCACCGGTACCGCCGACACCACCGGTACCGCCCAAACCGCCGGTACCGGTGACCGCGGTGCCGCCGACGCCGCCCTGGCCGCCGGCCCCGCCGTTGCCGCCGGCAAAGCCATCACCACCGGCCGCGCGCGGGTGCGGTACTCCCGTGGTCCCGGCAAGGGCGGTACCGCCCGAGCCGCCAGCGCCGGCATTACCGCCATTGCCGGTGCCCGTTGCAGCACCGCCATTACCGCCATCGCCGGCATCTCCGCCGGAGGTACCGCCACCGCCCGAGCCACCGGTGCCGCCAGCGCCGCCGCTGACCGCGCCAGCTCCGGTGCCACCGACACCGCCGTTACCGCCGTCACCGCCCGGACCGACCGGCAACTTGGAAGTGCCGGGATTGCTAGCGCCCCCGGCCCCGCCGGAACCACCGTTACCGGCGCGGCTGGCACCAAAGGGATTGCCGGGGTTGGTGGCGCCGTCACTGTTGCCACCGGCACCGCCTTGACCGCCGTTGCCACCCGCCAGCTGTGCGGCGCCACCGGCACCGCCGCTACCGCCGTTACCGCCGGAGGCGGTGCCGTCGCCGCCGGCCCCGCCGGTACCGCCGTCCCCGCCCCAGGCGCCGGCAACAATCAGGGTTGGCGGTGCAGCGCCACCCGCGCCGCCGTTACCGCCGTTACCGCCAGTGCTGATGACGTTGGCCCCGGTTGCCCCATCGGCACCGGCTCCGCCGTCACCGCCGAGCCCCGAATACCCGTTGGGCAAGGCCTTGCCGCCGACCCCACCGTTACCGCCGTTGCCACCCTTGCTGAAGATGGTGCCGTCGGTGGACTTCCAGCCTGTGCTGGTGGCGCCGTCAGCACCACGGCCGCCCTCACCGGCGATGCTCGTCGCACCGCCACCGCCCTGGCCGCCCGCACCACCGTTGCCGCCGTTACCGCCGACGTAGGTGCCGGTGCCGGCCGCGCCGCCGTCGCCGCCGTCGCCGCCGGTGCCGATTCGGGTGGGGTTGTTGAGACCTGCGAAACCAGCAGCGCCACCGACACCGCCCTGGCCGCCGTTACCGCCGGTGGTTTTCACGGTGTTGTCATCAGTGGCTGCGTTGCCACCGGCGCCACCGGCACCGCCCTTGCCGCCGACACCGCCGTCGGCAAGGTTGGAAGTGGACGCACCGCCGGTGCCACCGTTGCCGCCATTGCCGCCGGTGATCGCGCCGAAGCCGCCGGCACCGCCGTCACGACCGTCGCCGCCGACGCCGCCGGGCGAAGCGGCGCCACCATCGCCACCTTCGCCACCTTTACCGCCGGTGATTCCGGCTCCACCGTCTCCGGCTGCGCCACCGGCGCCGGCGACCGCTCCGGCCCCTCCGATACCGCCGCTGCCCCCGGCACCACCGTTGCCAAGGTAGTCACCGGTGACCGCGTCCTGGTATGCGTCGCCACCGTCACTGCCGGCGCCGCCCTCGCCGGCAGCCCCGGCTGCGCCGGCGCTGCCGTAGGAACCGTCGAACTTCACGCCCGCCGCACCGGCAGCACCAGCATTGCCGCCATTTGCACCGGCGGCACCATTGAGGTGGGCGGCAATGCCGTCGCTGACGCCGTCGGCAGAGGTGCCCGCTGCACCGGCCTTTCCACCGTCGCCACCATTGCCACCGTTGCCGAACAGGTAGCCGCTTCGGCCACCGGCGCCGCCGGCAGCGCCGCTGCCGCCGTTGCCGCCGACGCCGGTGCCGCCGTTGGCGTAGGTGCCATTGGCGCCGTTGATGCCGTTACCGCCGACACCGCCGTTGCCGCCGTTGCCGAAGAACCAGCCGACCGCGTCGCCGCCGAGACCGCCGGCGCCGCCCCCGCTACCCGCACTGGCCCCGTTACCGCCGGCGCCACCGTCGCCGCCGATACCCATGAACGAGCCGCCGTTACCGCCGTCACCACCGGCACTGCCCTCGAAACCGTCACCGCCGGCACCGCCGTTGCCGAACCATCCCGCGGTGCCGCCGTCGCCGCCGGCCAGTGCGCCGTCATCGCTGTTCCAGCCAGCACCACCATCGCCGAACCACAGGCCGGCGTCGCCGCCGTTGGGGTTGAGCGCGGTCCCGTCGGCACCGTCGCCGATCAGGAACAGCCCGGAGGATTCGTTGATCCAGCCGTTGACCAGTGCGCCGAGATCGCTGTCGATCCAGGCCTCCATACCGAAGTGCAGCGGCTGGTAGAACCACTGGTCGATGATCGTGGACATGTCGAAGAAGCCGCCGGCCGCGGGCAGTGCGACATCGGCCGTCGAGGCCGCGGGGTCGAACAGGTCCAACAGCCAGTCCAGGCCATCGTCGGCCTGCGCTGACGGCAGGCCGGCCAACGGGGTCATCCCGAACGCCAAGAACGCAGTGGCTGCACCACTGGCACCGATCACCCGCTTACGGCGCGACTGGCCAGCCTGCTGCTGACCGCGACGCCGGTTGCTGCTGTGACGACGACTCATTGAGGAACACCTTTCATCAGATGTAAAGCTTTGGGGTAGTTGTGGATTGCGATGACGGATCAGCTGAAGAGCCCGTTGAGCAGGTCTTCCAACCCGCTGAACACGTCAGTGGCCTGCGCGCTCTCGCCGCCGTCATCGAGGAAGGTGTCCGGAATGATCGGCAAGCCGACACCGAACCAGGGCGGTGTCACGGGAACGTTGTTCTTCCCGTCCCAGCCCGAGCCCAGCAGCGATCCGATGATCTGGCCCCACGCCTGCCAGGCCGCGATCGGGCCGATCGCCTGGCCCTCGACGTCGATCTTGTTCAGGACCGGAACACCAACCATTTCCAGTCCTACGGCGTTGAACAGGGAGCCGCCGACCGCGGGAACCGTAGCCAACACTTCGTCGTTCGCGCCGATCACCTGGTAGTTGCCGATCTGCACATTGCCGGTGCTCAGCAATCCACCGAAGGTGAAGTCCAAGCGGTCCAGGGCCATGCCTTGGGGGAGGAACCCGGCGTCGTTGATCATCGGCAGCAGCGAATCCAGGTGCAGGACAGCGCCATTGAGGAAGCCGTTCCAACCGCTGGCGATGATCTCGTTGAGGTCGTCACCGTCGGCGATGCTGTTCATCATGGCAATCCACGGGCTGATGCCGGGGCCCAGCGAGCCCATGATGACGCCGGACATCGGCGAAATCATCCAGTTCAAAGCTGCGTTGACCCCGTCAACATCGGTGCCCGCCGGCAGGTAGCCCGGAACCTGGGAAATCAGTACGAGATGGCCTGACGTGATGGACCCGTCGATGGTGTGGTGGGTGACCAAGTTGTAGGTCTCCTTGGCGACATCCAACGGCAGCGCCCAACCGTCGCGCACCGCCACCCAGTGCTCCTGGATCTGGGTGTTGATGTCGGCGAGCGTGGTGGCGCTCGGGTCGTCCAGGAATTGCTGCGCGTAGCCCATGACGTTCGCGTACAGCTGCTGCCATGCCACCCCCGGCGCCAACAAGAAGTTGTTGATCAGGGTCGTCGCGTTGGCGGCCGATTCGTTGTACACGTCAATCCAGGGCTCGGCGACACTGGGCAGACCCCCGGCGGTGAGCGCGACGTCAATGACCGTGCGGGCCATAGGCGCCGGCGCCACAACCGGCGTCGCGGCGATCAGGCCGGTCCCGGCGATGACGACGCCGGCCGTTGCGTAGGGGCGAAGAATGGCGTGCAAGGGAACTCCTTCAGGTCATGTGACTCAGCACACGGAACGTAACTGAGGGAGACCTGAAAATCACCAGTCAGGACGGGGCCGCCGGTAAAGGGGTGCACCCAGTGCGCGATTGGCAATCTAGCTGGGCAACAAAATCCCAGGCACAGGCGTTAACATGCAGTTCTAGCAAACTTAAAGACCCCACTGAATGGTTCAACTGGAAATTACCGGCGAGTAAGAATTGAAACACGTTCATTCGTGCCTATTCCGAGTCTCGGCGGCGCGTAATGACCGTTGACCTGCGCAGTACCGCTGCTGCGATAAAGTTCAAGCGCGCTTTGTAGAAACAGGTGTCAAGTAATTTCGCTACAGCACGGATCTCTATTAGGGGAACTTTAGCTAACATGCTATTGCCAGCCATCAAGGCAGGTAGCGGGCGTGTGCCCGGAGTGATGTGTCAGGGTCGGGGCGTCTGGACCCGCCGCCGAAAGCCGCATTACCTGAGAATTTTTGAGCGATATCCGGGGGGGCAGATCCAGCCCGGAAACCACGCTCGATCTCAGGTCAGCGGGGGAAGGCCGGTCCGCCGGCAGACGTCACCGAGTGCGATCACCTGCTGACGCGACAGCTGGCCAAGGTAGTGCGCACGAATCCCGCGCGCGTAGGTCACCACCGCGGATGCGAACCGCGCCCGGCCCTCAGCGGTGATGTGGGCAAGCACCGCTCGGCGGTCGCCGGGATGCGGTCGCCTACCGACCAGCGCCTGGGCCTCTAGATGGTCGATCAGTGACGTCACCCGGCTGGGCGCCAGCGCGAAAGCCTTTGCCAGGTCCCGCATTCGGGCCGAACCGGACTCCGAACTGGCCAGCCGGTCCAGTACCAGGACCTCAAAGAGGGTCAATCCATGGGCATGGATCAGGCTGTCGTTCAACGCCGCGATAAGGCGATCGGACGCGTCCACGAACTGGTGCACGCACGCGCTTTCGGCGGCGTCGAGCACCGGCAATTCCCACACTGGCCGCTCAAGCGCCCGCAGGTGCCCCATCGGGCAATGCTAGCGACGCGAAGTGGCGATCGGTGCTTGATTCAGCAACTTGACGCCTCCAACTTGGGCGGG includes these proteins:
- a CDS encoding DMT family transporter gives rise to the protein MTAWLFLFGAISFEVAGTLSMRASDGFARWQWVIPVAVGYVVSFVLLAMVLKRGIPVGVAYGVWSGVGVALTAVLARFLFDDPFTPVMAGGVVLIGAGVYLMEMGAHG
- the gjpA gene encoding outer membrane porin GjpA, with amino-acid sequence MHAILRPYATAGVVIAGTGLIAATPVVAPAPMARTVIDVALTAGGLPSVAEPWIDVYNESAANATTLINNFLLAPGVAWQQLYANVMGYAQQFLDDPSATTLADINTQIQEHWVAVRDGWALPLDVAKETYNLVTHHTIDGSITSGHLVLISQVPGYLPAGTDVDGVNAALNWMISPMSGVIMGSLGPGISPWIAMMNSIADGDDLNEIIASGWNGFLNGAVLHLDSLLPMINDAGFLPQGMALDRLDFTFGGLLSTGNVQIGNYQVIGANDEVLATVPAVGGSLFNAVGLEMVGVPVLNKIDVEGQAIGPIAAWQAWGQIIGSLLGSGWDGKNNVPVTPPWFGVGLPIIPDTFLDDGGESAQATDVFSGLEDLLNGLFS
- a CDS encoding IS110 family transposase; protein product: MEVIHPRCAGIDVSKRDAKVCVRIQGRGRKATSSTVTTWTSMTASIMALREHLIAEKVTCVVIESTAAYWKPFYFLLDDVLNVMLVNARHARNVPGRKTDVSDAAWLAELGAHGLVRASFVPPEPIRALRDLTRARTTIAQARTKEIGRLETLLEDTGIKLSTVACEIIGVSGRLMLEALIAGQRDPAVLADLAKGQLRKKIPALTEALAGRFNGHHAFMVRFYLDRIDAHDADIARLDARIEELIVPFQAVRELLVSIPGFSYTVANVFIAETGADMSVFPTANHLASWAGVASGSNESAGRVKSAKTPPGNHHLKAALGVAALSASRSANTYFGIRYRRIAGSRPSRSGTTKSRRQSLAGQIAIVAIEHKMLTCAWHMIVNGTFYQDPGPDYYTRHQPAKAKARAIKQLQALGYSVTLQPRTDAA
- a CDS encoding PGRS repeat-containing protein, encoding MSRRHSSNRRRGQQQAGQSRRKRVIGASGAATAFLAFGMTPLAGLPSAQADDGLDWLLDLFDPAASTADVALPAAGGFFDMSTIIDQWFYQPLHFGMEAWIDSDLGALVNGWINESSGLFLIGDGADGTALNPNGGDAGLWFGDGGAGWNSDDGALAGGDGGTAGWFGNGGAGGDGFEGSAGGDGGNGGSFMGIGGDGGAGGNGASAGSGGGAGGLGGDAVGWFFGNGGNGGVGGNGINGANGTYANGGTGVGGNGGSGAAGGAGGRSGYLFGNGGNGGDGGKAGAAGTSADGVSDGIAAHLNGAAGANGGNAGAAGAAGVKFDGSYGSAGAAGAAGEGGAGSDGGDAYQDAVTGDYLGNGGAGGSGGIGGAGAVAGAGGAAGDGGAGITGGKGGEGGDGGAASPGGVGGDGRDGGAGGFGAITGGNGGNGGTGGASTSNLADGGVGGKGGAGGAGGNAATDDNTVKTTGGNGGQGGVGGAAGFAGLNNPTRIGTGGDGGDGGAAGTGTYVGGNGGNGGAGGQGGGGATSIAGEGGRGADGATSTGWKSTDGTIFSKGGNGGNGGVGGKALPNGYSGLGGDGGAGADGATGANVISTGGNGGNGGAGGAAPPTLIVAGAWGGDGGTGGAGGDGTASGGNGGSGGAGGAAQLAGGNGGQGGAGGNSDGATNPGNPFGASRAGNGGSGGAGGASNPGTSKLPVGPGGDGGNGGVGGTGAGAVSGGAGGTGGSGGGGTSGGDAGDGGNGGAATGTGNGGNAGAGGSGGTALAGTTGVPHPRAAGGDGFAGGNGGAGGQGGVGGTAVTGTGGLGGTGGVGGTGGVGGAGGKGGVDADGNGLRGGNGGTGGTGGTGGEGGAGGVSTSGASGVAGTDALDGNGGAGGVGGAGGIGTTGASGDGGTGGTGGTSGTGNGGAGGAGGAGGAGAAGAVGSSTVAGTAGGDGGNGGKGGVGGVSTTGTWGNAGVGGAGGTGGVGGVTAAGNGLNGGNGGIGGAGGSGGNGGIDANGGAGGAGGTGGVGVNGGTSGDGGNGGAGGTSGTGNGGAGGAGGGGGTGAAGAIGSSTVTGTAGGDGGNGGKGGVGGASTSGTYGNAGSGGFGGSGGVGGSDSAGNGLNGGDGGNGGAGGSGSNGGVDGSGGSGGTGGAGGVGVNGGPSGDGGNGGTGGTSGTGPGGTGGTGGSGGQGALGGVAGDGGTGGSGGTSASGTAGNGGAGGSGGFGYNGTGTTNAGGDGGNGGKGGVAGTSGTGTDGKAGVGGTGGGGGGGGVDAIGNGLNGGNGGIGGAGGAGINGGLDGNGGTGGAGGSGGIGTGATSGNGGNGGAGGTSGSGNGGNGGVGGTGGTGALALPGGPGGNGGNGGIGGTGGASISGNGGNGGNGGAGGGGRAGTAGITGTTTAGGNGTDGGNGGNGGAAGNGGTSVTGNGGKGGVGGAGGAGAAGGNGGAGGVNAGVGQAGGAGGDGGNSGTGGKGGVGGDSTSGTDGANGNGGAGPAGGKGGNGGNGGSPGGAGGTRGTGGTGGTGGAAGGPGAINGTTGATGANGTNGKAG
- the lipE gene encoding lipase LipE, which gives rise to MTPDGTIRVPADLDAVTVIGDEDHSGIDPAAVERIWQAARHWYSAGLHPAIQLCLRHNGRVVLNRAIGHGWGNGPEDPEDAELVPVSVDTPFCVYSTAKAITSTVMHMLAERGAFCLDDRVSDYLPDYGRHGKHRTTIRHVMTHSAGVPFATGPKPDLNRADDPEYAQAQLANLRLVYPPGLMHMYHALTWGPLTREIVRAATGKDIRDVLATEILDPLGFRWTNYGVAPQDIPLVAPSHATGKQPTGAGVAVFRKAIGGSVHEIIPVTNSPFFLTTVVPSSNTISTAFELSRFAEIWRRGGELDGVRVLSPETLRGATAQCRRLRPDVATGLAPLRWGTGYMLGSKRFGPFGRGAPAAFGHLGLVNCAIWTDPERGLSAGLISSGKPGQDPEAKRYTALMNTIAAEIPRA
- a CDS encoding MarR family winged helix-turn-helix transcriptional regulator gives rise to the protein MGHLRALERPVWELPVLDAAESACVHQFVDASDRLIAALNDSLIHAHGLTLFEVLVLDRLASSESGSARMRDLAKAFALAPSRVTSLIDHLEAQALVGRRPHPGDRRAVLAHITAEGRARFASAVVTYARGIRAHYLGQLSRQQVIALGDVCRRTGLPPLT
- a CDS encoding acyl-CoA thioesterase, whose protein sequence is MSDDVPHRQPALADIIATLDVDRVDDEHFVATQLDNRIHHIVGGHIAGQALIAASRTAPGRVPHSVHVYYLRAGDARRPVDLHVEVARDGGTLSTRQVTARQDGQILLEVLSSFTTAVDAPEYQQPIPDVPDPDSLPSSQEQLAAYAEELGGYWVQPHPFDLRYVDAPPRIAMERAEPSPRLRLWWKPAEAVPADPAMHSALLTYLSGTTMVEAALAMRRTNQASTFNALIDHALWFQRPVDLSDWVLSDQFTPSGIAGRGLTTSTMYNRAGQLVCVATQELYFGRGRAV